One window of Halopseudomonas maritima genomic DNA carries:
- a CDS encoding efflux transporter outer membrane subunit, producing the protein MKRGVLSLTVLAALSGCSLIPDYQRSMAPVPANWTEGVDSNLQQTQVIGWRSFFKDPELQRLIGLALENNRDLRVAALNVEANRALYDIQGAELYPQVDVNGNGTRTRTPADLSSSGDSSINSQYMATLGLSWELDLFGRIRSLREQALQDFLASDEARRGVQISLVADVASTYLTLQADQALLDMTADTLKTYEESYALTKRSNEVGVASSLELAQARTAVESARAALARYRRQVAQDRNALTVLVGQPWSATAGNPMLLDDPVLAELPVGLSSEVLYQRPDVLQAEHQLLGVNASIGAAKAAFFPSISLTGAAGSASSDLSDLLGSGSEYWTFSPSISVPIFRAGALKASLDYAEISRNQQIAQYEGVIQNAFREVADGLEARETYVDQLEAQRALLEASEEYFRLADRRYNIGVDSYLTLLDAQRQLFEARQGVISDRLSQLLSEITLYRALGGGDFADQAAAAQQGAPET; encoded by the coding sequence GTGAAACGCGGCGTATTGAGCCTGACGGTACTGGCTGCGCTGAGCGGCTGTTCGCTGATCCCCGATTATCAGCGCTCGATGGCGCCGGTACCTGCCAACTGGACCGAGGGCGTGGATAGCAACCTGCAGCAAACGCAGGTGATCGGCTGGCGCAGTTTTTTCAAGGACCCGGAGCTTCAGCGCCTGATAGGCCTGGCGCTGGAGAACAACCGTGATCTGCGGGTGGCTGCGCTGAACGTCGAAGCCAATCGGGCGTTGTATGACATCCAGGGGGCGGAGCTGTATCCGCAAGTGGATGTGAACGGCAACGGCACGCGCACTCGTACGCCGGCGGACCTCTCCAGCAGCGGTGACAGCAGCATCAACAGCCAGTACATGGCCACCTTGGGGCTGTCCTGGGAGCTGGACCTGTTCGGACGTATCCGCAGCCTGCGCGAACAGGCGTTGCAGGATTTTCTGGCCAGCGATGAGGCGCGGCGCGGTGTGCAGATCAGCCTGGTGGCAGATGTCGCCAGCACTTACCTGACGCTGCAGGCCGACCAGGCGTTGCTGGATATGACGGCCGACACGCTGAAAACCTACGAAGAAAGCTACGCGCTGACCAAGCGCAGCAATGAGGTAGGGGTCGCATCCAGTCTGGAGCTTGCCCAGGCGCGCACGGCGGTAGAGTCAGCCCGTGCGGCGTTGGCCCGCTATCGGCGCCAGGTAGCGCAGGATCGTAATGCCTTGACGGTGTTGGTGGGCCAGCCCTGGTCCGCCACCGCGGGTAATCCGATGCTGCTGGATGACCCGGTGCTGGCCGAGCTGCCGGTCGGGCTGTCGTCTGAGGTGCTGTATCAGCGTCCTGATGTGCTGCAGGCCGAGCATCAGCTGCTGGGCGTTAACGCCAGTATTGGCGCGGCCAAGGCGGCCTTTTTCCCGAGTATCAGCCTCACTGGTGCAGCGGGCAGTGCCAGCAGTGACCTGTCGGATCTGCTTGGCAGTGGTTCGGAGTACTGGACCTTTTCGCCCAGTATCAGCGTACCGATCTTCCGCGCAGGGGCGCTGAAAGCCAGCCTGGATTACGCTGAAATCAGCCGTAACCAGCAGATTGCCCAGTATGAAGGGGTCATTCAGAACGCCTTCCGCGAAGTGGCTGATGGTCTGGAGGCAAGGGAAACCTATGTTGACCAGCTGGAGGCCCAGCGTGCCCTGCTTGAGGCCTCCGAGGAGTACTTCCGGCTGGCTGACCGGCGCTATAACATCGGCGTGGACAGCTACCTGACCTTGCTGGACGCCCAGCGCCAGCTGTTTGAAGCGCGCCAGGGCGTGATCTCTGATCGTTTGAGCCAGTTGCTGAGCGAGATCACGTTGTACCGTGCACTGGGCGGTGGAGACTTTGCCGACCAGGCAGCGGCAGCGCAACAGGGGGCACCCGAAACCTGA
- a CDS encoding YqcC family protein — protein MSASAALAAALQDLEAELRRWGLWSVEPPLAEQLASQAPFCADTMAFEQWLQWVFIPRINQLLASGASLPGPCALRPMGEQAFLHLGRRQADLLAVLARIDRHASTLVD, from the coding sequence GTGAGCGCGTCGGCGGCACTTGCCGCTGCCTTGCAGGATCTCGAAGCTGAGTTGCGGCGCTGGGGCTTGTGGTCGGTAGAACCGCCGCTGGCGGAGCAACTGGCCAGTCAGGCGCCATTCTGCGCTGATACGATGGCCTTCGAGCAGTGGTTGCAGTGGGTGTTTATCCCGCGGATCAATCAGTTGCTGGCGAGTGGGGCGTCCTTGCCGGGCCCCTGTGCGCTGCGGCCCATGGGAGAACAGGCCTTTTTGCACCTGGGGCGCCGTCAGGCAGATTTGCTGGCGGTGCTGGCGCGTATCGATCGACACGCCAGCACGCTGGTCGACTGA
- a CDS encoding tetratricopeptide repeat protein, whose translation MRQVALLGAVIAVLSGCAGSGGAIPVVDSGRPVSNEDMRTGAGRVTTQTPQAPAAQSDSGVVVMVPDGQGGSSAVQSYPLDNQPAISSSGVSSTPISGSSVGSASASGALQADEQLDGPVLALLTTARQQESNGDLNGANASLERAMRIAPREPQVLYRLAQVRLSQGDAAQAEQLARRGLAYASGRPSLQAGLWELVAQAREQQGDAAGAEQARQRARVSL comes from the coding sequence ATCAGACAAGTCGCGCTACTCGGCGCTGTGATCGCCGTGCTGTCGGGTTGCGCAGGCTCCGGCGGCGCGATTCCGGTAGTGGATTCCGGCCGCCCGGTGTCCAATGAAGATATGCGTACCGGGGCCGGGCGCGTAACCACTCAGACTCCGCAAGCTCCGGCGGCGCAGTCCGATAGTGGCGTGGTGGTTATGGTGCCGGACGGGCAGGGTGGTTCCAGTGCGGTACAGTCCTATCCGCTGGACAATCAGCCGGCGATCTCCAGTAGTGGTGTCAGTTCGACGCCGATCAGTGGCAGCAGCGTCGGCTCCGCGTCCGCTAGTGGTGCGCTGCAGGCCGACGAGCAGTTGGATGGCCCGGTGCTGGCGCTGCTCACCACGGCGCGTCAGCAGGAAAGCAACGGCGACCTGAACGGTGCCAACGCCAGCCTGGAGCGCGCCATGCGCATTGCCCCGCGTGAGCCGCAGGTGCTTTATCGGCTCGCTCAGGTGCGCCTGAGTCAGGGTGATGCTGCTCAGGCAGAGCAACTGGCGCGACGTGGTCTGGCCTATGCTTCGGGGCGGCCGTCTCTGCAGGCGGGGCTCTGGGAGCTGGTCGCTCAGGCGCGCGAGCAGCAAGGTGACGCTGCGGGTGCCGAGCAGGCACGGCAACGGGCGCGTGTCTCGTTGTGA
- a CDS encoding DUF4124 domain-containing protein, whose amino-acid sequence MRKIIITAVLGLACSSAMATQLYRWVDENGVTQFSQQPPTEDQYQRMQVKPAPELGTGSLAPKASSDSAEPAEPTEPAPAAQPTAEQQAKLAEWCNALRANLTTMQNNPRLRRTLDDGTVERIAEDERQTMIAKAQADLQEHCQ is encoded by the coding sequence ATGCGCAAGATCATCATTACCGCTGTCCTCGGCCTGGCCTGCAGCAGCGCCATGGCGACGCAACTGTATCGCTGGGTAGACGAAAACGGCGTGACCCAGTTCAGCCAGCAACCACCGACCGAAGACCAGTATCAGCGCATGCAGGTCAAGCCAGCCCCAGAGCTGGGGACCGGCAGCCTCGCGCCGAAGGCCAGCTCCGACTCCGCCGAGCCGGCCGAACCAACTGAACCAGCCCCCGCAGCACAACCGACAGCAGAGCAGCAGGCCAAGCTGGCGGAATGGTGCAACGCCCTGCGCGCCAACCTGACGACCATGCAGAACAACCCGCGCCTGCGTCGCACGCTGGACGACGGTACGGTAGAACGTATTGCTGAAGATGAGCGCCAGACGATGATTGCCAAGGCGCAGGCTGACCTGCAAGAGCATTGCCAGTAA
- a CDS encoding cyclic nucleotide-binding domain-containing protein, protein MYLIGDQPPYAEKLINTLQGIPQQLLENLEPCGAPIELGAVADLYNHISSAQLYLLQSGLLHAQIDGKPLFYIQEGDLIGLRQGLNAAPCTYLSEEPLILVPYDREALFKHIHADSRRQEQFTQYILGQAALMSDALAHNKQPEVRPVTGFQHFAPGAELIRQGDEADHVFIITEGHAEAFVEGIKVGDVQKDEIFGAMALFTREKRSATVIASVATTVMMIPKEQFLALMQSNPRIAHSLIESMARRIDLMNKELTHYKQLDEK, encoded by the coding sequence ATGTACCTGATCGGTGACCAGCCACCCTACGCCGAGAAACTCATCAACACGCTGCAAGGCATCCCCCAGCAGCTACTCGAAAACCTCGAACCCTGCGGGGCACCGATCGAGCTGGGCGCGGTAGCAGACCTGTACAACCACATCAGCTCCGCGCAACTATACCTGCTGCAAAGCGGCCTGCTGCACGCACAGATCGACGGCAAACCGCTGTTCTATATTCAAGAGGGTGACCTTATCGGCCTGCGTCAGGGCCTGAACGCCGCGCCTTGCACCTACCTGAGTGAAGAGCCTCTGATTCTGGTCCCCTACGACCGCGAAGCGCTGTTCAAGCATATCCACGCCGACAGCCGTCGCCAGGAGCAGTTTACCCAGTACATCCTGGGCCAGGCCGCGCTGATGTCAGACGCCTTGGCGCACAACAAACAGCCGGAAGTCCGCCCGGTCACCGGGTTCCAGCATTTCGCCCCGGGCGCCGAGCTGATCCGCCAGGGTGACGAGGCCGATCACGTCTTTATCATCACCGAAGGCCACGCCGAGGCGTTCGTTGAAGGCATCAAGGTTGGTGACGTGCAAAAAGACGAGATTTTCGGTGCCATGGCGCTGTTTACCCGCGAGAAACGCTCCGCCACGGTGATCGCCAGCGTAGCAACCACAGTCATGATGATTCCCAAGGAGCAGTTCCTGGCACTGATGCAAAGCAACCCGCGCATTGCCCACAGCCTGATCGAGAGCATGGCGCGTCGCATCGACCTGATGAACAAGGAACTCACCCACTACAAACAGCTGGATGAAAAATAA
- a CDS encoding TfoX/Sxy family protein, with protein sequence MDDDKLLALRNVGKTSSQWLHATGIHTPEQLRQLGPVAAYLAVRARGFNASKALLFAIAGALQDVHWNDLEPTYKRQLLEQLAQAGDAD encoded by the coding sequence ATGGACGACGATAAACTGCTCGCCCTGCGCAATGTGGGCAAGACCTCCAGTCAGTGGCTGCACGCCACCGGCATCCACACCCCAGAACAATTACGCCAACTTGGCCCGGTAGCTGCCTACCTGGCCGTGCGCGCGCGCGGCTTCAACGCATCCAAAGCATTGCTGTTTGCCATTGCCGGCGCGTTGCAAGATGTGCACTGGAACGACCTGGAACCTACCTACAAACGGCAGTTGCTAGAGCAGCTGGCGCAGGCCGGAGACGCCGATTAA
- a CDS encoding bifunctional aminoglycoside phosphotransferase/ATP-binding protein, with the protein MSQTLLTALQNPDLYDHPISGFTLIETHISWVLLTGDYVYKVKKPVNFGFLDYSSLDQRKHFCHEEVRLNRRSAPELYLDVIAVTGSAEAPVLGGDGPAIEYLVKTRQFRQQDLLSNLQRDGSLTSGHIDELAGVLAGFHSQIDHAGLDTPFGTPQQVHAPVTQNFEQIRPFLREARDLQQLDALEQWANTTHQRLIPQINERKAGGLIRECHGDIYLDNVTLVDGQVTLFDCIEFNDAFRWTDVMADVAFMSMDLEDRGLHALSQRFVSAYLEHTGDYQGLAVLNYYKAYRAMVRAKVALFGLHDEMSEQQRADVMQRYYGYAALAESYTAVAPRFGLLTFGVSGSGKSTLAVKLVEQLGAIRLRSDVERKRLFGSDNNPSLDSGLYAPARSEQTYQRLASLAAQTLANGYPVIVDATHLKQSQRQLVRDAIEDQGAPCLILHCDAPPATIERWLTDRQQQGTDVSDAGIEVMRHQLQELEALTSDESGLSIAVDTASEDAMSDLSAQLKQRL; encoded by the coding sequence GTGAGCCAGACCCTGTTAACTGCGCTGCAGAACCCTGACCTGTATGACCACCCGATAAGCGGTTTTACTTTGATCGAGACCCACATTTCCTGGGTGCTGCTGACCGGTGACTACGTCTACAAGGTCAAGAAGCCGGTCAACTTCGGCTTTCTCGACTATTCCTCACTCGACCAGCGCAAGCACTTCTGTCACGAAGAAGTGCGCCTAAATCGCCGCTCGGCGCCCGAGCTGTACCTGGACGTCATCGCCGTCACCGGCAGCGCCGAGGCCCCGGTGCTCGGCGGCGACGGCCCGGCTATCGAGTATCTGGTCAAGACTCGCCAGTTTCGCCAACAGGACCTGCTCAGCAACCTGCAACGTGACGGCAGCCTCACTTCCGGTCACATCGACGAGCTGGCTGGCGTGCTCGCAGGCTTCCATAGCCAGATCGACCATGCCGGGCTCGATACCCCGTTCGGTACACCGCAGCAGGTTCACGCCCCGGTGACCCAGAACTTCGAACAGATCCGGCCATTTCTGCGCGAGGCCAGAGACCTGCAACAGCTCGACGCACTGGAACAGTGGGCGAATACTACCCACCAACGGCTGATTCCCCAAATCAATGAGCGCAAGGCCGGCGGCCTGATCCGCGAATGCCATGGTGACATCTATCTGGACAACGTCACCCTGGTGGATGGACAGGTGACTCTGTTCGACTGCATCGAGTTCAACGACGCCTTCCGCTGGACCGACGTCATGGCCGACGTGGCCTTCATGAGCATGGACCTGGAAGACCGCGGCCTGCATGCCCTCTCCCAGCGGTTTGTCAGCGCCTACCTGGAGCACACCGGCGACTATCAGGGGCTGGCAGTGCTGAATTACTACAAGGCCTACCGCGCCATGGTACGCGCTAAAGTTGCGCTGTTTGGCCTGCACGATGAGATGAGCGAGCAGCAAAGGGCCGACGTGATGCAGCGCTACTATGGCTACGCCGCGCTGGCTGAAAGCTACACCGCGGTTGCGCCGCGCTTTGGCCTGCTGACCTTTGGCGTTTCCGGTAGCGGCAAGAGCACGCTGGCGGTCAAGCTGGTCGAGCAGCTAGGCGCCATTCGCCTACGCTCGGACGTTGAGCGCAAGCGCCTGTTCGGGAGTGACAACAACCCCAGCCTGGATTCTGGCCTGTACGCTCCGGCACGCAGCGAGCAGACCTATCAGCGTCTGGCCAGCCTGGCAGCGCAAACCCTGGCCAATGGTTACCCGGTGATTGTCGACGCCACCCACCTCAAGCAAAGTCAGCGTCAGCTTGTACGTGATGCGATCGAAGATCAGGGAGCGCCCTGCCTGATCCTGCATTGCGATGCGCCACCAGCGACGATTGAACGCTGGCTGACTGACCGTCAGCAGCAAGGGACCGACGTCTCGGATGCGGGCATCGAGGTGATGCGCCACCAACTGCAGGAGCTTGAAGCGCTGACTAGCGACGAAAGCGGCCTGAGCATTGCTGTCGACACCGCCAGCGAAGACGCCATGAGCGACCTGTCCGCCCAGCTTAAGCAGCGTCTGTAA
- a CDS encoding acetolactate synthase 3 large subunit produces the protein MELLSGAEMVVRSLRDEGVKYIYGYPGGALLHIYDAIFRQDDVEHILVRHEQAAAHMADGYARATGKPGVVLVTSGPGATNTVTGIATAYMDSIPMVVISGQVVSNMVGSDAFQETDMVGVSRPIVKHSFMVKDPREIPEVIKKAFYLAQTGRPGPVVIDIPKDMTNPADKFEYSYPKKVKLRSYNPATRGHSGQIRKAVEMLLAAKRPVMYSGGGVVLGGASRPLTELAQALNLPVTNTLMGLGAYPGTDRQFVGMLGMHGSYTANLTMHHADVILAVGARFDDRVINGDDASKFCPNAKVIHIDIDPASISKTVKADIPIVGPVESVLTEMLAIYKEMGETPDAETQASWWKQIEEWRGDGDLFPYDKGDGSIIKPQAVIEALWEVTGGDAFITSDVGQHQMFAAQYYRFDKPNRWINSGGLGTMGFGFPAAMGVQLNFPEATVACVTGEGSIQMNIQELSTCLQYDMPVKIVNLNNGALGMVRQWQDMQYNSRYSHSYMESLPDFVKLAEAYGHVGIRITDPKDLKSKLAEAFAMKDRLVFLDIAVDTSEHVYPMQIRGGAMRDMWLSKTERT, from the coding sequence GTGGAGCTTTTATCCGGCGCTGAGATGGTCGTCCGCTCATTGCGTGACGAGGGTGTTAAATATATCTACGGGTACCCGGGTGGTGCCCTTTTGCATATCTACGATGCCATTTTCCGGCAAGATGACGTAGAGCATATTCTGGTCCGCCACGAACAGGCTGCTGCCCACATGGCAGACGGTTACGCGCGCGCCACCGGTAAGCCGGGGGTGGTGCTGGTGACCTCGGGCCCGGGTGCAACCAATACCGTAACCGGTATCGCCACCGCCTACATGGATTCGATTCCGATGGTGGTTATCTCCGGCCAGGTTGTGAGCAACATGGTCGGTTCCGATGCCTTCCAGGAAACCGACATGGTCGGCGTGTCTCGCCCCATCGTGAAGCACAGCTTCATGGTCAAGGACCCGCGCGAGATTCCGGAAGTCATCAAGAAGGCGTTCTACCTGGCGCAAACCGGCCGCCCGGGTCCCGTTGTCATCGATATTCCGAAAGACATGACCAATCCGGCGGACAAGTTTGAGTACAGCTATCCGAAGAAGGTCAAGCTGCGCTCCTACAACCCGGCAACCCGTGGTCATTCCGGTCAGATTCGCAAAGCGGTTGAGATGCTGCTGGCAGCCAAGCGTCCGGTCATGTACTCCGGCGGTGGTGTGGTACTGGGTGGTGCTTCGCGTCCGCTGACCGAGCTGGCCCAGGCGCTCAACCTGCCCGTTACCAACACGCTGATGGGGCTTGGTGCCTACCCTGGAACCGACCGTCAGTTCGTCGGCATGCTGGGCATGCACGGTAGCTACACCGCCAACCTGACCATGCATCACGCTGACGTGATTCTGGCTGTTGGTGCGCGCTTTGATGACCGCGTGATCAATGGTGACGACGCCAGCAAGTTCTGCCCGAATGCCAAGGTTATTCACATCGACATCGACCCGGCGTCGATCTCCAAGACCGTCAAGGCCGACATCCCGATTGTCGGCCCGGTTGAAAGCGTGCTTACCGAGATGCTCGCCATCTACAAAGAGATGGGCGAAACCCCGGATGCAGAAACCCAGGCCTCCTGGTGGAAGCAGATCGAGGAATGGCGTGGCGATGGTGACCTGTTCCCCTATGACAAGGGCGACGGCAGCATCATCAAACCGCAGGCGGTGATCGAGGCGCTGTGGGAAGTGACTGGCGGCGATGCCTTCATCACCTCCGACGTAGGTCAGCACCAGATGTTCGCGGCCCAGTACTACCGCTTCGATAAGCCCAATCGCTGGATCAACTCCGGCGGCCTGGGCACCATGGGCTTCGGTTTTCCGGCGGCCATGGGTGTGCAGCTGAACTTCCCGGAGGCGACGGTTGCCTGTGTTACCGGTGAAGGCAGTATCCAGATGAACATTCAGGAGCTCTCCACCTGCCTGCAGTACGACATGCCGGTGAAGATTGTTAACCTGAACAACGGTGCGCTGGGCATGGTCCGCCAATGGCAGGACATGCAATACAACAGTCGCTATTCGCATTCCTACATGGAATCGCTGCCGGACTTCGTCAAGCTGGCCGAGGCCTACGGTCACGTCGGTATCCGTATCACCGACCCGAAAGACCTCAAGAGCAAGCTGGCCGAGGCCTTTGCGATGAAGGATCGCCTGGTGTTCCTCGATATTGCCGTGGATACCAGCGAGCACGTATACCCGATGCAGATTCGTGGTGGTGCGATGCGAGATATGTGGCTGAGCAAAACGGAGCGCACCTGA
- the ilvN gene encoding acetolactate synthase small subunit — MRHIISVLLENEPGALSRVVGLFSQRNYNIETLTVAPTEDPTLSRLTLTTVGHDEVVEQITKNLNKLIEVVKLVNLSEGAHIERELMLIKIKATGAQRAEVKRTTDIFRGQIVDVSPSVYTVQLTGTSDKLNSFIEAIGPTSVLEVVRTGVSGIARGEKVLSI, encoded by the coding sequence ATGAGACACATCATTTCCGTTCTTCTGGAAAACGAGCCGGGCGCGTTGTCTCGGGTGGTTGGGTTGTTCTCCCAGCGTAACTACAATATCGAGACCCTGACCGTGGCGCCGACGGAAGACCCGACCCTGTCGCGTCTGACGCTCACCACGGTTGGCCATGATGAGGTGGTCGAGCAGATCACCAAAAACCTCAACAAGCTGATTGAGGTGGTCAAGCTGGTGAATCTGTCTGAAGGTGCGCACATCGAGCGCGAGCTGATGCTGATCAAGATCAAGGCGACCGGCGCACAGCGTGCCGAGGTCAAGCGCACCACCGACATCTTCCGTGGCCAGATCGTGGATGTCTCGCCCAGCGTGTACACCGTGCAGCTGACTGGGACCAGCGACAAGCTGAACAGCTTCATTGAGGCCATCGGGCCGACATCGGTACTTGAAGTGGTACGTACCGGTGTGTCGGGTATTGCCCGTGGTGAAAAGGTTCTGAGTATCTAA
- the mrcB gene encoding penicillin-binding protein 1B, with product MANKRKSRGKGKSGGRSRLWGWLLKLGLVGLVLVGALAVYLDAIVQEKFSGKRWAVPAKVFARPLELYAGRSLSRDDFLTELKALGYRQSNAANGPGQMAVGGSRIDVYTRGFQFFEGAERAQRVSVRFDGNRVAGISGAQGLVMARLEPLLIGGIYPAHNEDRILIRLDQTPPYLVDSLVAVEDREFFQHFGVSPKGIARAMFVNLTSGSLRQGGSTLTQQLVKNFYLTADRNIIRKGLEAMMAVLLELHYSKEEILEAYLNEVFLGQDGNRAVHGFGLASQYYFAQPLQELQLHQVALLVGMVKGASYYNPRRNPERATTRRNLVLDLMAEQGMISEQQATDAKNKPLDVTRGGSLANTSYPAFMDLVKRQLRADYRDEDLTSEGLRIFTSFDPLLQHKAETAVQATLKRFGETPDKTPLEAAMLVTGAQTGEVLAVVGGANPRFSGFNRALDASRPIGSLIKPAIYLSALEKPERYSLITPIDDAPITLEAEPGKTWTPQNYDRTSHGQVPLYLALAKSYNQAAVRLGSEVGVDTVLNTVRRLGVDHDWPAYPAMLLGAGAMTPMQVADMYQTIANGGFNTPLRAIRNVLTAEGEPLKRYPFEVRQRFDSATIYLTQQAMTHVMREGTGRSAYNQVPSSVRLAGKTGTTNDLRDSWFAGFSDDLVAVTWVGRDDNDRTRLTGATGALQVWNAFMGAAHPQSLADVPPAEIVMAWADPATGLGSDPSCEGSVEIPFRAGYQPLPGPGCKPVIDTEVIRDGANRVLDTIRDWLR from the coding sequence ATGGCTAACAAACGCAAGTCGCGGGGCAAGGGAAAGTCCGGCGGTCGCAGCCGCCTGTGGGGCTGGCTGCTCAAGCTCGGTCTGGTCGGCCTGGTACTGGTCGGGGCTTTGGCTGTCTATCTCGATGCCATTGTGCAGGAGAAATTTTCCGGCAAGCGCTGGGCGGTCCCGGCCAAGGTGTTTGCGCGCCCACTGGAGCTGTACGCGGGGCGCTCGCTCAGCCGCGACGACTTTCTCACCGAGCTCAAGGCCTTGGGCTACCGCCAGAGCAACGCGGCCAACGGGCCGGGGCAAATGGCGGTCGGCGGCAGCCGTATCGATGTGTACACCCGCGGCTTTCAGTTTTTTGAGGGCGCTGAACGCGCTCAGCGCGTGAGCGTGCGCTTTGACGGCAACCGCGTTGCTGGCATTAGTGGGGCGCAGGGTCTGGTCATGGCGCGGCTGGAGCCACTGCTGATCGGCGGTATTTACCCGGCCCATAACGAAGATCGCATTCTTATTCGTCTGGATCAGACGCCGCCCTATCTGGTCGATTCGCTGGTGGCGGTCGAAGACCGCGAATTCTTCCAGCACTTTGGCGTATCGCCGAAAGGTATTGCCCGCGCCATGTTCGTCAACCTTACCTCCGGCAGTCTGCGCCAAGGCGGCAGTACCCTGACCCAGCAGTTGGTCAAGAACTTCTATCTGACCGCCGACCGCAACATCATCCGCAAGGGCCTTGAGGCCATGATGGCGGTGTTGCTGGAGCTGCATTACAGCAAGGAAGAGATTCTTGAGGCCTACCTCAATGAGGTCTTCCTCGGGCAGGACGGCAACCGCGCGGTGCACGGCTTTGGCCTGGCCAGTCAGTATTACTTTGCCCAACCACTGCAGGAGCTGCAGCTGCACCAGGTTGCCTTGCTGGTGGGTATGGTCAAGGGCGCGTCCTACTACAACCCGCGCCGCAACCCCGAGCGGGCGACCACGCGACGCAATCTGGTGCTCGACTTGATGGCCGAGCAGGGCATGATCAGCGAGCAGCAGGCGACGGACGCCAAGAACAAACCGCTGGACGTGACCCGGGGCGGCAGTCTGGCCAATACCAGCTACCCAGCGTTTATGGACCTGGTAAAACGTCAGCTACGAGCTGACTACCGCGACGAAGACCTGACCAGCGAAGGCCTGCGTATTTTCACCAGCTTTGATCCCTTGCTGCAGCACAAGGCGGAAACCGCTGTGCAGGCGACCCTGAAGCGCTTTGGTGAAACGCCGGACAAGACGCCGCTGGAAGCTGCCATGCTGGTGACCGGTGCGCAGACTGGTGAGGTGCTTGCGGTGGTGGGTGGTGCCAACCCGCGTTTCTCGGGCTTTAACCGTGCGCTGGATGCATCGCGGCCCATTGGTTCGCTGATCAAGCCGGCGATTTACCTGAGCGCATTGGAAAAACCTGAGCGCTACTCGCTGATCACGCCGATCGACGACGCCCCCATTACCCTGGAGGCCGAGCCCGGCAAGACCTGGACCCCGCAGAACTATGACCGCACGAGCCATGGCCAGGTGCCGCTGTATCTGGCGTTGGCCAAGTCCTATAACCAGGCGGCGGTGCGCTTGGGCTCAGAGGTAGGTGTGGATACTGTGCTCAATACCGTGCGCCGGTTGGGGGTCGACCATGATTGGCCCGCCTATCCGGCGATGTTGCTGGGCGCCGGTGCCATGACCCCAATGCAGGTGGCGGACATGTATCAGACCATCGCTAACGGCGGCTTCAATACGCCGCTGCGCGCCATTCGCAACGTACTGACCGCAGAAGGCGAACCGCTCAAGCGTTATCCGTTCGAGGTGCGTCAGCGCTTCGACTCGGCAACCATCTACCTGACCCAGCAGGCCATGACGCACGTCATGCGCGAGGGGACGGGGCGCTCGGCCTACAATCAGGTGCCTTCGAGTGTCCGTCTGGCCGGTAAGACCGGCACCACTAATGATCTGCGCGACAGCTGGTTTGCCGGCTTCTCGGACGACCTGGTGGCGGTAACCTGGGTGGGTCGTGACGACAACGACCGCACGCGTCTGACGGGCGCCACCGGTGCGCTGCAGGTGTGGAATGCCTTTATGGGCGCCGCCCACCCGCAGAGCCTGGCGGATGTGCCGCCGGCCGAGATTGTCATGGCCTGGGCTGATCCTGCCACAGGGCTGGGGAGCGACCCATCCTGCGAGGGCAGTGTTGAGATACCTTTCCGTGCCGGCTACCAGCCGCTGCCAGGCCCGGGTTGCAAGCCGGTGATCGATACCGAAGTGATTCGTGACGGGGCCAATCGGGTGCTGGACACCATTCGCGACTGGCTGCGCTGA